TCAAAGATTTTTTTGCAATGCGCTCATCCACACCACTTGACGCCGTTCCCGTCATGACGGTGGATGGCACGGACTACACACAATCAAATTCGATGCTGCGTTACGTTGGTCGGCAAGCCGGACTCTACCCCGACGATTCCTGGCAGGCATTTCTATGTGATGAAATCATGGATGTCACTGAAGATCTTTTGCATCAGGTCGTCGCCACCTTCGGACTAGAGGGTGACGCACTCAAAACCGCGCGACAATCACTGGTGGAGGGCGGTATTACACGCTATTTGAAATTAGTGGATACCCGGCTGACAGCGGCGGGCGGGCGGTATCTGGCCGGTAACCAACTAACAGTGGCCGACCTCAAGACGTTTATACAGCTTCGCGCCTTCGCCGCAGGTGTATTGGATCACGTGCCCACAGACATTTGCGACACGTTGGCGCCAAGTGTTGCTGCCTATGGCCAGCGCATTGGCGAGGAGCCCATTGTCACCGCGTACTACGCCTCGCTCTCGGGATAGTCATACGATGCGGCAATCTGGCGACGGTGCCGTTAGACACTCGCCACTCTCGACACAGGAAACTCAACGACCTTCCAGTAGGTTTCCACTAATCCGACCGCTTTTTCGAAACTGTTGCCAACATCGGATTTGAGCATGTACCCGGCAACATTCAGGTCGTAGGCCTCAAACCGGTCTTTCTCATCATTCGACGTGGTGAGCACAAACACAACCGCGTTCTTGAGTTTGGAATCTGCGCGGAGCTTACGTAAGAACTCAATACCGTTCATTCGCGGCATATTGATGTCTAACACAATCAGAAACGGCCGGGAAATTTCTTTATCGGATTGTCCAGTAATGATCTCCCAAGCCTCTAGGCCGTCGTGCGCCCGTACAATCCGATTCGCAATTCGGTGTGCTTTTATCGATCGCATGAAATCCATTGCGTCGATTTCATCGTCTTCGATCAACAGTAAACTGACTTCTTCACTTTGCCTCATGAGGTTTTCCCAACCAGCTTGGAATGCGCGATGTCCTTTCGCCACTCCAGCTTGAATACGCAGCCCGACTTCCCGTCTGGCGCATCAATCCACACTTTGCCACCCTGCAGTTCGACTATGCGCGCAACGATAGCAAGACCAATTCCACTTCCCTCAACGCTGTCGCGCGGTTTCAGCGTCTGGAACATACCAAACACTCGGTCGCGAAACTGCTCATCAATACCATCCCCATCGTCTTCCACAGAAACTAGAAAGTGATCGCCTTCATCACATATCGATACGGTCACAACCCCATCCTGCCGCGGGTGATGCTTACACGCGTTGCCGATGAGATTACGCAGCACCTGCTCAAGCGGTGCGCGGAGCGTGTCAAAGTCGCCGACAGTATCATTGACCACCACACTGAAGGAGTCGGGTAAAGACATTAACGAGGTAACTTGATCGACCAACGCCTTTAGCGATGTACGTTCAACATCGGCTTCGGTGCGACCAACACGCGAATACTCCAGCAGATCTTCGAGAAGATGCTGCAGTCGTTCCGCACGCTGCTCAAGTAGATCAAGATGCGAGAGGACGTCCGGCGCGTCAATTTCGGCCAGATCCTCGCGCAACCAATAGACAATGGCCTGAATCGCGCGCAGCGGCGCTTTCAAGTCGTGAGAGGCAACATACGCAAACTGCTCGAGATCTTTATTGGAACGTGACAGTTCGAGCTGCTTGGCTTCCAGTTCGCACTGCAAACGATGCAGATCGGTAATATCGGTGGCTTCGCAGAAAATACCCACGACACGACCTTGACTGTCGAAGTCTGGTTCAAAACGCACGCGCATATACTCTTGCGTTTTTCCATCAACATCGCTGTAGGATTCAAACGTCACAGATTCACCATTCAACGCGCGATCATAATGATGCGCGTTGAGCCTAAAACGTTCGCCAACCAAGTCCGGCACCGACCGTCCGATAAATTCATCCGACGTCATGCCGTTTCTCTTTAGCAATTCGTCATTGACGTAACGATAGATTAGATTCTTATCAACGTAGTAAAAGACATTCGGCACACCCTTGAGAATGTGGGCGAGTTGATCTTTTAGCTGATATATTTGGGTGGCGTTTACGGTTTGTACGAACACACCGCTCACGCGGTCTGCCGTCAGCACCGGTTCAAAAAATACGCGAACGTACTCACCGTTTGTGCGTTTGACGTCCCGCGCTTGTCTTGCTCCGTCAAGCGCGTTCTTAAAGGCCTTGGCTAGTACCGGAAAAATACGAGGGCCAAGCAGCGTCGACACCTGCATGCCACACACTTCCTCCGGCGTCTTAGCAAACCGCCCAACAGCATTTTGATTCGCAAACTCGATACGCATATTGCTATCGACCAGCATGATGCCCCGATCCTGGGTCTCGAGAGCCCGAATCAGCTTTTCACTCACGCCTTGCTCAATCGGTTCCGCCACACTCACGACGTCGGCCTCCACAGACGGCACAGCAAAAAAGACGCCGTCCACACCCGTTTCCAGCGCACAGCAACGACTCAACAACTGAACCGGCGCACCGGTGGCGGCGAGATGCACGTAGACATCGTTCGGATCAGTGCCTTGCAGGGCATATTGGAGTTGCGCGTCAAGTGCATTGCGGGACGAAGGTTCAAACAAATCGAGAAATTCCGATCGTTCAACATCGCGGTCAGAAAGACTAAAGCGATTGAGTAGCCGCGCGGTTGTAGCGTCGACTGTAAACTGACCTGCTTTCGCGCTGTAGCTCCAACGACCAATGCCGAGGCGGTCTACTCCGCGGTCTCGCGGCATAATGGGTTGATACATACACTGTTCTGTCATGACATCACTTCCTCTGTTGCGCCGAATCGGCCGGGCGCATCAATCATCCGATAGAGGCCTGTGCGCACTTTCTTAATCGTACTTTGCAACACCTGTGGGGATACCGCGCGACCGAATACCCAGCCCTGCCCAAGATCGCAACCAAAGCGCGTCATAAATTCCAGTTGCGCCTGTGTTTCAATACCCTCTGCGACAGTTTGAAGATTCAGGCCCTGTGCCATCGCGATAATTGCGGAACACACGGCAGTGCCATGCCCTTCTTGACCAATGTCGCTCACAAACGAACGATCGATTTTCAATATGTCGATGGGAAAGGTCTTGAGGTAGCTCAAACAGGAATGACCCGTGCCAAAATCGTCGATGGCCAGCCGCACACCAATATCTTTGAGCCGGTGCAAGCACGTCTGTACGGCGCTGGTATCCTGCATAAGTGAATACTCGGTGAGTTCCAATTCCAGTAAATTGGCTGGCAATTGATAATTCTCAAGTATCGCTTTCACCTCATGATGAAAACCGGGTTGTTGAAACTGCATGGGCGAGATATTGACCGCGATGGGCACCAAAACCTCATTGCTGTTGCGCCACTGAACGAGCTGCTGGCAGGCGGCTTCAAGTACCCATGATCCCAAGGACACAGCAAGGCCCGCTTCTTCGGCCACCGGTATGAACTCGACGGGACTGACAGCACCCCTTTCTGGGTGCTCCCAGCGAATCAAGGCTTCGGCGCCGCAGACCGAGTGATCGGTGAGTGATACTTGCGGCTGATACACAAGATGAAATTGACTGGCGCTAATGGCCTGTTTGATATCGGTTTCCATACTGTGAAACCGAATAAGATCGCGATGCATTTTCGATGTGAAAAACTGAAAGTTATTCTTGCCGCGATCTTTGGCCTGATACATCGCCATGTCCGCGTTACGCAATAGACTTTCACGGTCCATGTCATCGGTCGGATAGAGCGTAATGCCAATACTGGTCGTTACATCAATTGCGCGCGTGTTGATCTTGAATGGTTGCTTAATTTTATTGAGCAGATGAGTCGCAAACGACTCAACATCAAGCACCGAATCGACATCTTCCAAGACCAGCGCAAACTCGTCGCCGCCTAAACGCGCTATGGTATCGCCTTGACGGACGGCGTGGCGCAGACGCGACGCAACAACGCGAAGCAGCTTATCGCCCGCAGCGTGGCCCATCGTGTCATTGATCGTTTTGAAGTTATCGATATCAAAATAGAACACGGCAAAAGTAGAACTCGTTCGCTCAGCTCGAGCAATCGCTTTTTCAAGTTGATCGTTGAAGTACTGCCGATTTGGAATTTCAGTGAGCGTGTCGTACTGGGCCAAATAGTTCAGCCGCAGCTCCGAACGCTTGCGCTCAACTGCATAGCGGATGGCGCGAGCGATGTGTTTGGTCTCTGCTGGCCACTTAACCAAGTAGTCCTGTACGCCGAGATTCAGAATTTCGATGGCGTAGTCTTCGTCGTCTTGGCCGCTTGTAACCACGACCGGTACGGTCGGATCGGCATCCAGTATGCGCTTTACGGATTGGGGGCCCGTCGAGTCTGGCAAGTTTAGATCAAGCATCACTAATTCAAACGCGCCATTTCGCAAACACGACACTGCATCGTCCATGGTTTGACAATGCACGATATCGAACGTCTGCGATTTCACGCGCTTGAGTGACGACTGAAGAAATAAAACGTCGTTCTCATCATCTTCTACGAGAAGTAGTTTCATGGACCGGCGGTAGTCTCTGGTGGCTTAGCGAATTCCCCACGCTAATGGCATCGCCGGTAACACGTTGAGAACCAAGTCACAATTGCCATGGGATACCCGTTTCCAAAAGCATAAACTGTGCGCTGGACACGGATTATCTTGTGGATTTTGCACGCACTGAGACGAAAACAGAGGCCGAACTATGGGCGGGCAGCACAACCGAAACGGTCGACACGCGTGGCGCTAGAGATTATGCAACACCGAATTGACCCACATCGGCGCTGCGTTCACACAGCGTCGGGACCGGGATTAGTCAAACAGGATATTGATGCTGCACGGCTCGTCGACGAGATCACGGCCGTAGGTATGGATGGTCAATACGGTCTCATCTGAGCCGTTGAACACTCGATGCGGTCGCTCGCAGCCGGGGTTGATACCATCAACGTCGCCAGGCTTGCAATGATGCACATTGGTTCGCACAGGCTCAGCGCCTTCGGTATAGGAGAAGCCTTCTGCAGTCGGATGGCCGGCGTATACACCCATGGCACACCAGGCGCTGTGGCCATGTACCGGCGAAGCCTGGCCCGGCAACCATGCCACGGACATCACGGTATAGCGACCAAGTGGATCGGCGTACAGCAAATGACGCCGATAACATTCATCACTGGTCAAGCAACAATCATCGGGCAGCCAGTCGGGCTCACGAATAAGGGTGCGCAACGCGTCAGCCACCTGCTTTGCGATCGAATCGTGGCCGCCCGCCAGCAGGGCATCGACGGTTTCAATGTACTGAACAAATCGTATTTCTGAGACCAACGGAGCCGGAGTTAACGCGCGGCAATGCGGCGGCAAGGAGGCAGAAACAGTTTGAAGTGAAGCCGACATGAAATCATCCGTAAGTGACTGCTTTGTCATTGAATTTTAGCAATACTGTGATGCGATTGGGTTGCAAATATTGACCCAAAATCAATCATTCTTGGACTTTCATACCCATTTTTAGTTATAAATTAGGAATGTATTCTATTGATTCGAAAGATCGACAGATCCTAGACCTGCTGCAGCGCGATGCGACTCTTCAGGTGGCAGCCATCGCCGAACAGGTTGGTTTATCGCGCACCCCGTGCTGGCGTCGCATCCGTGAGCTGGAAAAAAACGGCTATATCCAAAAGCGCGTCGCGCTACTTGATCGCAACAAACTTGAGTTGCCCATCACCGTCTTCGTGGCGGTTAAAACCAATGAGCATAACGCGACGTGGCTGGAACGGTTTCGCCATGCTGTGAATGAGCTGCCGGAGATCGTTGAAGCCTATCGCCTGAGCGGCGACACGGATTACCTACTGAGAATCATCGTGAAAGACATCGAAGGGTTCGACGCGGCCTATCAGCGACTCATTGAAATGGTGGACTTTTCCGATGTGAGCTCGAGCTTCTCCATGGAGGAAATGAAGTTCACCACTGCCATCCCACTCTTCTAACTCGTCGCGCTTTACCGCGACCGAGCACACCGATCTCAGGCCGATTCCGATAACACTTCCGGCGTTGCCGCCAGAATGGGTGATTCAGCCGCTCGATGATCTTTTTTGCCGGGCACGTAGCGCACGACTTCGGCGATAGGATTGGAGAACACACACAGATCGCGCACCCCTTTATCACTCGCCGTTTCTTCCACCACTTGCCGTATGCGTTTGGCCATGGGCGCGCTCAAGATACTGCGGTACAGGCGATACTCGTCATTCACACGCGCACCGGCGACTTGGCAACCTTCGTCGGCCGCCACAAAAAACGCCTCGACTTCTGTCAGACCAGGCACGCCCGCGTCGAGCATTAAATCGGTAAAGCGCTGACTCTCAGCGCGACGAACCATTGCCGATACCCGTATTTGATCACGCAGAATAGAGTCCGCTACTCGTGTTTTGTTGGCGCGTCGCTTTTCTTCAGTCGCTCCCGATTGATCGCGCCAATGGCTGTGTCCCGATAAGTGATCAATCGCTCGAATGATCTGCTGCATGTCGGCCGCATAGCGACGTGACGACGCGCGACTGGGTAGATTGCTCAATCCCGACACGCCATCAACCCGATAGATGAGACCGCGTCCGGGGCGATGAAATTCACCCGCTTCAGTCATTGCCGCAAACACCGATTCAGCTTGATCAGAATCGACCAATACGATCAACATCTCTTGATCGTGTTCTTTAGTAATTCGAAGCCACCCGAGTCGATCACGCAACCCTTGCCCCTCACAGTAGTGAACAATCGGTCCATGCGCACCGGCGTTGATTGCCGCACGACACACTTTATTGCTTCGATTCTGGCTAACAATGCATTGAATGATGCTTTGGCCGTGCCCCATTGAAATAGACTGAGCACCGCTTTGCATCGACAGCGAGGTAGGCCAATGGTGGTAGTCCGGGCCAAAATAAATGTCATGACACGGAGTACTGAACACTGCACCGGTTGCCTGTTGATGCAACCGACCTTTTAGCGCTATCGCATCGGCGATGTCCTGCACATCCTGATCGGGCACAACAAGCTGTAGTAATGTCTTGGCCGGGCTGATGGGCGGCACCCAGTGCTTCCACCACTGATCATTTAACAACGTACCTCGAGCGCGCCATGCCAACGCACTCGCACCGTGATGCATTTTTATTTCGTCCATCACATTTCCGGCGCTCGCCGTGGGCAATACCGCTGTGATAGAAGAATAGCCGTTCGTTGTCATACCTGAGCTCCTAGGTGCTTACTACTGTATTACTGACATCCTGCTCGGCGGCGGACTCTTCTTGATTGGCCGACGAGCGATAGTGTGTGTACAGACCAACGCTCAGCACAGTCAGAATCGGACCGACCGACGCTAGCGCCAAAATACCGAAGCCATCAGACACACCCGGCACGTTTGCACCAATGCCCAGACCCATTGCCAACACCAACGGCACTGTAATCGGTCCGGTTGTGACTCCTGCGCTGTCCCAACTAAAGTTGACGAAATGGTGCGGAGAAATAAGGGTGAGCAACAAGACCACGGCATAGCCTGGTATCAACAAGTAGATCAGCGGCAGGGCATAGGCCATTTTGATGACGCCAGCTGAAATACCCAGACCGACCCCAATCGCTACGCTCTGCATCAACAGTTTCTTTTGAAAGGCACCAACGGTGATCCGCTGCACGGTATCACCCAGTGCATTCAGTGCTGGTTCCGCCAGCGTTGCCCCATAGCCAAGAAAAAAGGCGAAGCCAACAGCCAACAGTTTTCCAGAATGCTCACTGAACATGGCGTACTCAAGATATTCACCACCCCACGGAACGATGCTGGCAAACGTAAGCGGTACGTTGCTGCCGAGCTGCCCACCTAACGGCGTTAAACCCAGCGCAATACCCAAGCCAAAAAACGCCATACCGACTAAGGCCAATATGACACCGGTGCCAACATCCGAGTCGCGCCCGAGATTCTGTTTGAGCACGATTCTTAACACGACGTAAAGAAACAGACAGAGAGGAACAATAGCGCGCAGTGCGTCGATCGTAGCCTGTTTGGCTTGCGTACCCAACGCAAGCGAACTGTCCCATGCTTGTTCACCCACCGCATCAAAGCTGCGTGCCGCCTTCTTTTGAATGACGACTCTAGGTTCGGTGAGCACAACATCGCCGTCGACGAGCTCTGCCTCGCCACCTTGAAATTTGACTTCATAAGCCGGCGGCAACTGACGCGAGCTCAAGTACGCTTGAAATTCTTGTTCGGTAATCGGCGGATGATCCCGCAGAGTACCCACTTGTGCAGTCGAATCCTGAACAACCGACTCAACGCTCTCACCTTGGTAGTTTGGCGCACCGTAGTAGTCTTTCTGTGAATAATGAAAAAGCGCCAGCATCAACACGGCAACAATCGGAAACAAGGACGCCAGCGTGACGACACCGAAACCGGTATGGCCTCCGCCACCGTTACCGCTACTGACCACACGACACACGCCAATTCCCAGCGCAAGAACAAGCGGCACGGTCACCGGACCGGTGGTCACTGCGCCACAATCCCAGGCTAGACCCAACACATCGGATAATTCGGGCACCGTGCTAAATCCCAATGACATGCACAGCAGCACCGCGACTGTGGGCATCGCCAAGTACTTTAATGGCCAACCGTAAAAAAATCGCAAAACACCCAAGGTCACGGCCAGACCCACACCCACGCCGACGCTACCGACTAGCTGACCCGAAAAGTCATTGAGCAAGGAATACAACAGTGGCGCCTGATCGGGCGACACGCCGCTGCCCGCCGCTTTCAGCACAGCAATTGCCGGTTCGGCAAATGTCGCCCCAACACCGAGCAGGAAGGCAAAACCCAGGATAATCGGCATGCGGCTGCTTTGAGGCAAGATGCTGCCAATAATTTCCCCAAGCGGCATAAGGCCTAGCCGCAGTCCCTCCATGAAGGCCATGAGGCCTACCACAACAAGAAAAATGCCGACAACGATCATGCCCGCATAGACTATCGGTAAGCGCAACACCAGGATTTGGAAAAGTGCCAGATACGCAACAATGAACCAGACACCTTTAATCTGATCCATGAAGTTGCGCTTCACGTAGGGCGCAAGAATACGCAGCGTATCGCGCACGCCGAGGCGAAATCGCGGCGAACTGAGGGCATCTGACATTGCCTCTACCTCAAAATAACAATGGTTAAATAGTGGTAGCGTCAGATGTGGGAAATACTTTAGCGGCGGGTCTTTCTATCCCACCTATAGTGACGGGATACTCTTTTTATCCATG
The sequence above is a segment of the Pseudomonadota bacterium genome. Coding sequences within it:
- a CDS encoding response regulator codes for the protein MRQSEEVSLLLIEDDEIDAMDFMRSIKAHRIANRIVRAHDGLEAWEIITGQSDKEISRPFLIVLDINMPRMNGIEFLRKLRADSKLKNAVVFVLTTSNDEKDRFEAYDLNVAGYMLKSDVGNSFEKAVGLVETYWKVVEFPVSRVASV
- a CDS encoding glutathione S-transferase family protein; translation: MTAIKLTYFDMHGGRGEPVRIALHAAGVSFDDERLSFKDFFAMRSSTPLDAVPVMTVDGTDYTQSNSMLRYVGRQAGLYPDDSWQAFLCDEIMDVTEDLLHQVVATFGLEGDALKTARQSLVEGGITRYLKLVDTRLTAAGGRYLAGNQLTVADLKTFIQLRAFAAGVLDHVPTDICDTLAPSVAAYGQRIGEEPIVTAYYASLSG
- a CDS encoding DUF1538 domain-containing protein, whose amino-acid sequence is MSDALSSPRFRLGVRDTLRILAPYVKRNFMDQIKGVWFIVAYLALFQILVLRLPIVYAGMIVVGIFLVVVGLMAFMEGLRLGLMPLGEIIGSILPQSSRMPIILGFAFLLGVGATFAEPAIAVLKAAGSGVSPDQAPLLYSLLNDFSGQLVGSVGVGVGLAVTLGVLRFFYGWPLKYLAMPTVAVLLCMSLGFSTVPELSDVLGLAWDCGAVTTGPVTVPLVLALGIGVCRVVSSGNGGGGHTGFGVVTLASLFPIVAVLMLALFHYSQKDYYGAPNYQGESVESVVQDSTAQVGTLRDHPPITEQEFQAYLSSRQLPPAYEVKFQGGEAELVDGDVVLTEPRVVIQKKAARSFDAVGEQAWDSSLALGTQAKQATIDALRAIVPLCLFLYVVLRIVLKQNLGRDSDVGTGVILALVGMAFFGLGIALGLTPLGGQLGSNVPLTFASIVPWGGEYLEYAMFSEHSGKLLAVGFAFFLGYGATLAEPALNALGDTVQRITVGAFQKKLLMQSVAIGVGLGISAGVIKMAYALPLIYLLIPGYAVVLLLTLISPHHFVNFSWDSAGVTTGPITVPLVLAMGLGIGANVPGVSDGFGILALASVGPILTVLSVGLYTHYRSSANQEESAAEQDVSNTVVST
- a CDS encoding EAL domain-containing protein; this encodes MKLLLVEDDENDVLFLQSSLKRVKSQTFDIVHCQTMDDAVSCLRNGAFELVMLDLNLPDSTGPQSVKRILDADPTVPVVVTSGQDDEDYAIEILNLGVQDYLVKWPAETKHIARAIRYAVERKRSELRLNYLAQYDTLTEIPNRQYFNDQLEKAIARAERTSSTFAVFYFDIDNFKTINDTMGHAAGDKLLRVVASRLRHAVRQGDTIARLGGDEFALVLEDVDSVLDVESFATHLLNKIKQPFKINTRAIDVTTSIGITLYPTDDMDRESLLRNADMAMYQAKDRGKNNFQFFTSKMHRDLIRFHSMETDIKQAISASQFHLVYQPQVSLTDHSVCGAEALIRWEHPERGAVSPVEFIPVAEEAGLAVSLGSWVLEAACQQLVQWRNSNEVLVPIAVNISPMQFQQPGFHHEVKAILENYQLPANLLELELTEYSLMQDTSAVQTCLHRLKDIGVRLAIDDFGTGHSCLSYLKTFPIDILKIDRSFVSDIGQEGHGTAVCSAIIAMAQGLNLQTVAEGIETQAQLEFMTRFGCDLGQGWVFGRAVSPQVLQSTIKKVRTGLYRMIDAPGRFGATEEVMS
- a CDS encoding ATP-binding protein, whose product is MTEQCMYQPIMPRDRGVDRLGIGRWSYSAKAGQFTVDATTARLLNRFSLSDRDVERSEFLDLFEPSSRNALDAQLQYALQGTDPNDVYVHLAATGAPVQLLSRCCALETGVDGVFFAVPSVEADVVSVAEPIEQGVSEKLIRALETQDRGIMLVDSNMRIEFANQNAVGRFAKTPEEVCGMQVSTLLGPRIFPVLAKAFKNALDGARQARDVKRTNGEYVRVFFEPVLTADRVSGVFVQTVNATQIYQLKDQLAHILKGVPNVFYYVDKNLIYRYVNDELLKRNGMTSDEFIGRSVPDLVGERFRLNAHHYDRALNGESVTFESYSDVDGKTQEYMRVRFEPDFDSQGRVVGIFCEATDITDLHRLQCELEAKQLELSRSNKDLEQFAYVASHDLKAPLRAIQAIVYWLREDLAEIDAPDVLSHLDLLEQRAERLQHLLEDLLEYSRVGRTEADVERTSLKALVDQVTSLMSLPDSFSVVVNDTVGDFDTLRAPLEQVLRNLIGNACKHHPRQDGVVTVSICDEGDHFLVSVEDDGDGIDEQFRDRVFGMFQTLKPRDSVEGSGIGLAIVARIVELQGGKVWIDAPDGKSGCVFKLEWRKDIAHSKLVGKTS
- a CDS encoding cysteine dioxygenase family protein, with product MSASLQTVSASLPPHCRALTPAPLVSEIRFVQYIETVDALLAGGHDSIAKQVADALRTLIREPDWLPDDCCLTSDECYRRHLLYADPLGRYTVMSVAWLPGQASPVHGHSAWCAMGVYAGHPTAEGFSYTEGAEPVRTNVHHCKPGDVDGINPGCERPHRVFNGSDETVLTIHTYGRDLVDEPCSINILFD
- a CDS encoding Lrp/AsnC family transcriptional regulator encodes the protein MDSKDRQILDLLQRDATLQVAAIAEQVGLSRTPCWRRIRELEKNGYIQKRVALLDRNKLELPITVFVAVKTNEHNATWLERFRHAVNELPEIVEAYRLSGDTDYLLRIIVKDIEGFDAAYQRLIEMVDFSDVSSSFSMEEMKFTTAIPLF